In Chromobacterium rhizoryzae, one genomic interval encodes:
- a CDS encoding amino acid permease gives MQVNFKAIGATLLISGTMLGAGMLALPLVSAGMGFGYACLTLFLIWALMTYTGLMLLEVCLSFPEGYGFDAIARSLFNAKGSYLINASLLLLLYALSSAYISGGGSTYQSGLHQYLGLTLSPGQVSLAFTAMIGGIVFASTTVVDKVNRLLFSLNILIFLSLSAVIQPYVDTGNLSENTDSAKYMLAAIPMFLTAFGFHGSVPSMVKYLGRDQPRTLRNVFIAGSLIPMGVYLLWVFNTLGALPRYGSHSFQAISAHNGSVGMFLDEFHALVPTPQVPSLLSAFSSIALFTSYLCVSLGLFDAMASTLKRGDSLRQRLQTALITYLPPLGFALFFPSGFIAALGAAAIFLVILAILFPALALIKLRRQDNYRPGYQVSGGGTLHWAIGGSGLAIILFQILVMQGLLPVF, from the coding sequence ATGCAAGTCAATTTCAAGGCCATCGGGGCCACCTTGCTGATTTCCGGCACCATGCTGGGCGCGGGCATGCTGGCGCTGCCGCTGGTGTCCGCCGGCATGGGCTTCGGCTACGCCTGCCTGACCCTGTTTCTGATCTGGGCGCTGATGACCTATACCGGCCTGATGCTGCTGGAGGTCTGTCTGTCCTTTCCCGAAGGCTACGGCTTCGACGCCATCGCCCGCTCGCTGTTCAACGCCAAGGGCAGCTATCTGATCAACGCCAGCCTGTTGCTCCTGCTCTACGCGCTCTCCTCCGCCTATATCTCCGGCGGCGGCTCCACCTATCAATCCGGCCTGCACCAATACCTGGGCCTGACCCTGTCGCCCGGCCAGGTCTCGCTGGCCTTCACCGCGATGATCGGCGGCATCGTCTTCGCCAGCACCACCGTGGTGGACAAGGTCAACCGACTGCTGTTCAGCCTCAACATCCTGATCTTTCTCTCGCTCAGCGCGGTCATTCAGCCCTATGTCGACACCGGCAACCTATCGGAAAACACGGACTCGGCCAAATACATGCTGGCCGCCATCCCCATGTTTCTGACCGCCTTCGGCTTTCACGGCAGCGTGCCCAGCATGGTCAAATACCTGGGCCGCGACCAACCCCGCACGCTGCGCAATGTCTTCATCGCCGGCAGCCTGATTCCCATGGGCGTCTACCTGCTGTGGGTGTTCAACACGCTGGGCGCGCTGCCGCGCTACGGCAGCCACAGCTTTCAGGCCATCTCCGCCCATAACGGTTCGGTGGGCATGTTCCTGGACGAATTCCACGCGCTGGTGCCCACGCCGCAAGTGCCCTCCCTGCTGTCCGCCTTCTCGTCCATCGCGCTGTTCACTTCTTATCTGTGCGTTTCGCTCGGCCTGTTCGACGCCATGGCCAGCACGCTGAAACGCGGCGACAGCCTGCGGCAGCGGCTGCAGACCGCGCTGATCACCTATCTGCCGCCGCTGGGCTTCGCCCTGTTTTTCCCCAGCGGCTTCATCGCCGCGCTGGGCGCCGCCGCCATCTTCCTGGTGATTCTCGCCATCCTGTTCCCGGCGCTGGCCCTGATCAAACTGCGCCGCCAGGACAACTACCGGCCCGGCTACCAAGTCAGCGGCGGCGGCACCCTGCATTGGGCGATAGGCGGTTCCGGCCTCGCCATCATCCTGTTCCAGATCCTGGTGATGCAAGGACTGCTGCCCGTGTTCTGA
- the tyrS gene encoding tyrosine--tRNA ligase, with product MKQSTLIRDLQQRGLISQATDADALDALLSRETVTLYCGFDPTADSLHLGHLVPLLLLKRFQMAGHRPIALVGGATGMIGDPSFKASERKLNTSDVVAGWVDKIRRQVEPFLSFEGDNAALMANNHDWFAQMSALDFLRDVGKHFSVNAMIKKESVQQRINRDDVGISFTEFAYSLLQSHDFVELNRRFGCKLQIGGSDQWGNITAGVDLVRRVTQQQAFGLTMPLITNSDGTKFGKSEGNAVWLDPSKCSPYAFYQFWLGAADADVYRFLRYFTFLSNEEIEVIEAEDRASGGKPRAQRILAEQVTELVHGPAALAAAQRITLSLFDNDVERLGAADFAQLAQDGMPRLALPRQSTPLVDALAASGLAASKSEARTLLQSGAVSVNGARADALDARLEQADHLHQRYTLLRRGKKQYCLLIWE from the coding sequence ATGAAGCAATCGACCCTGATCCGGGATCTGCAGCAACGCGGCCTGATCTCGCAGGCCACCGACGCGGACGCGCTCGACGCGCTGCTGTCCCGGGAAACGGTCACCCTGTACTGCGGTTTCGACCCCACCGCCGACAGCCTGCACCTCGGCCACCTGGTGCCGCTGCTGTTGCTCAAGCGCTTCCAGATGGCCGGGCACCGCCCTATCGCCCTGGTCGGCGGCGCCACCGGCATGATAGGCGACCCCAGCTTCAAGGCCAGCGAGCGCAAACTCAACACCTCGGACGTGGTGGCCGGCTGGGTGGACAAGATCCGACGCCAGGTGGAGCCCTTCCTCAGTTTCGAAGGCGACAACGCCGCCCTGATGGCCAACAACCACGATTGGTTCGCCCAGATGAGCGCGCTGGACTTCCTGCGCGACGTCGGCAAGCACTTCTCGGTCAACGCCATGATCAAGAAGGAGTCGGTGCAGCAGCGGATCAACCGCGACGATGTCGGCATCTCCTTCACCGAGTTTGCCTACAGCCTGCTCCAGAGCCACGACTTCGTGGAGCTGAACCGCCGCTTCGGCTGCAAACTGCAGATCGGCGGTTCCGATCAATGGGGCAATATCACCGCCGGCGTCGACCTGGTCAGACGGGTGACCCAGCAACAGGCCTTCGGCCTGACCATGCCCTTGATCACCAATAGCGACGGCACCAAGTTCGGCAAAAGCGAAGGCAACGCGGTGTGGCTGGACCCGAGCAAGTGCTCGCCCTACGCCTTCTACCAGTTCTGGCTGGGCGCGGCCGACGCCGACGTCTACCGCTTCCTGCGCTACTTCACCTTTTTGTCCAACGAGGAGATCGAGGTCATCGAGGCCGAGGACCGCGCGTCCGGCGGCAAGCCGCGGGCGCAACGCATCCTGGCCGAACAAGTGACCGAGCTGGTTCACGGTCCGGCCGCGCTCGCCGCCGCCCAGCGCATCACCCTCAGCCTGTTCGACAACGATGTGGAGCGGCTCGGCGCCGCGGACTTCGCCCAACTGGCGCAAGACGGCATGCCCCGGCTGGCCTTGCCGCGGCAGTCCACGCCCTTGGTCGACGCCTTGGCGGCCAGCGGCCTGGCCGCGTCCAAAAGCGAGGCCCGCACGCTGCTGCAAAGCGGCGCCGTCAGCGTCAACGGCGCCAGGGCGGACGCGTTGGACGCGCGTCTGGAGCAGGCCGACCACCTTCATCAGCGCTACACGCTGTTGCGACGCGGCAAGAAACAGTACTGTCTGTTGATTTGGGAGTAA
- a CDS encoding FCD domain-containing protein has translation MPQKEKKAASSNATLADKVFQELRRDILLGVYRPSQKLLLHDLKARYDAGGSPIREALLRLSWCKYVVMEPQRGFWVAPISHHELYDILLVRRVLAEEAVRRSLAQGDEAWELEVLASYHRLSRIDLNDVNVDLQDWADRHMAFHLAIISGSHSPVIVEVMESLYNRLERYRHIWFDPALPTSKRYSDEGEHQAIMQAVLARDADRTLQLLDQHYSHVMQVVEGLSTEAFLPR, from the coding sequence ATGCCCCAGAAGGAAAAAAAGGCGGCAAGCAGCAACGCCACATTGGCCGACAAGGTATTCCAGGAGTTGCGGCGGGACATTCTGCTGGGCGTGTACCGCCCGTCGCAGAAGCTGCTATTGCATGATCTCAAGGCGCGCTACGACGCCGGCGGCTCGCCGATCCGCGAGGCGCTGCTGCGCCTGAGCTGGTGCAAATACGTGGTGATGGAGCCGCAGCGCGGCTTTTGGGTGGCGCCGATTTCCCACCATGAGCTTTACGACATCCTGCTGGTGCGCCGAGTGCTGGCGGAGGAGGCGGTGCGCCGTTCTCTGGCGCAGGGCGACGAGGCGTGGGAGCTGGAGGTGTTGGCCAGCTATCACCGCTTGAGCCGGATAGATCTGAACGACGTGAATGTGGATTTGCAGGACTGGGCGGACCGCCACATGGCGTTTCACCTGGCCATCATCAGCGGCAGCCACTCGCCGGTGATTGTGGAGGTGATGGAGTCCTTGTACAACCGCTTGGAGCGCTATCGGCACATCTGGTTCGACCCGGCCTTGCCGACCTCCAAGCGCTATAGCGACGAGGGCGAGCATCAGGCCATCATGCAGGCGGTGCTGGCCAGAGACGCGGACCGGACGCTGCAATTGCTGGATCAGCATTATTCCCACGTGATGCAGGTGGTGGAAGGCCTGAGCACAGAGGCTTTTCTGCCCCGCTAG
- a CDS encoding pyridoxal phosphate-dependent decarboxylase family protein, with protein MTNPTFSPLNVDALFIGPKSENRVFFKEMMEYAVSEHLHWRADFHPEDPALVTPVEQHAGDFRQTLYRTEGILRQLSSKLKNTSVPWFSPRYLGHMNADTLMVSNLAYVMTMMYNPNNCAHEASPTTTELEVEAGLDLCRMFGYDPKRSWGHITSGGTVANYEGMWVARNLKTMPLAIAQHEKARDLVAGKSERELLNLSPSAVLDLTDELKKRGLFEEVRAMSCRGVGIKQGSLGKILVPQSKHYSWMKAMDVLGIGQEHIVPLPVDENYRTDVAKMREITFRLIEEGHPILAMVSVVGTTEEGSIDHVDEVIKLRAECEQKYGASFYVHVDAAYGGYVRAMFLDDNNQFMDYDALLARYRAEDIIPAGVTWPKRDVYEGFKAMAEADSITVDPHKVGYIQYAAGAVCMKDKRIVDLISYHAAYVFEEVDEAEGADTKVVLGSSIMEGSKAGATAAAVWAAHRLVPLNIGGYGKVIGRGIVTADWFAQRLAAAKPLTVGRRQFEVRPIMHPDFHMVNFTFKEIGNDSLEDHNRLNKKMYEICSYASGRTYTNDFLTSSTSLSVEEYGDTPWHYVASRGFSRAEWDKVESVYILRAAVMTHFLRKAEDFDAYWEQLREVFAAKLAQIVDMEDKTGADALIAA; from the coding sequence ATGACCAATCCGACTTTCTCCCCGCTTAACGTCGATGCCCTGTTCATCGGCCCCAAATCCGAAAACCGCGTGTTCTTCAAGGAAATGATGGAATACGCCGTGTCCGAACACCTGCACTGGCGCGCGGACTTTCACCCGGAAGACCCGGCGCTGGTCACCCCGGTGGAACAGCACGCCGGCGATTTCCGCCAGACCCTGTATCGCACCGAAGGCATCTTGCGCCAGCTGTCCTCCAAGCTGAAGAACACCTCGGTGCCCTGGTTCTCGCCGCGTTATCTGGGCCATATGAATGCGGACACGCTGATGGTGTCCAATCTGGCCTACGTGATGACCATGATGTACAACCCGAACAACTGCGCGCACGAAGCCTCGCCCACCACCACCGAACTGGAAGTGGAAGCCGGCCTCGATCTGTGCCGGATGTTCGGCTACGACCCCAAGCGCAGCTGGGGCCACATCACCTCCGGCGGCACCGTGGCCAACTACGAAGGCATGTGGGTGGCGCGCAATCTGAAGACCATGCCGCTGGCCATCGCCCAGCATGAAAAAGCCCGCGATCTGGTCGCCGGCAAGAGCGAGCGCGAACTGCTGAACCTGTCGCCCAGCGCGGTGCTGGACCTGACCGACGAATTGAAAAAACGAGGCCTGTTCGAAGAAGTGCGCGCGATGTCTTGCCGCGGCGTCGGCATCAAGCAAGGTTCGCTGGGCAAGATCCTGGTGCCGCAATCCAAGCACTACTCGTGGATGAAGGCGATGGACGTGCTGGGCATCGGCCAGGAACACATCGTGCCGCTGCCGGTGGACGAGAACTACCGCACCGACGTGGCCAAGATGCGCGAGATCACCTTCCGCCTGATCGAGGAAGGCCACCCCATCCTGGCCATGGTCTCCGTGGTTGGCACCACCGAGGAAGGCTCGATCGACCATGTCGACGAAGTGATCAAGCTGCGCGCCGAGTGCGAACAGAAATACGGCGCCTCTTTCTACGTGCACGTGGACGCGGCCTACGGCGGCTATGTCCGCGCGATGTTCCTCGATGACAACAATCAGTTCATGGACTACGACGCGCTGCTGGCCCGCTACCGCGCCGAAGACATCATCCCGGCCGGCGTAACCTGGCCCAAGCGCGACGTCTACGAAGGCTTCAAGGCGATGGCCGAAGCGGACTCCATCACCGTGGACCCGCACAAGGTGGGCTACATCCAGTACGCGGCCGGCGCCGTCTGCATGAAGGACAAGCGCATCGTCGACCTGATCTCCTACCACGCGGCCTATGTGTTCGAAGAAGTGGACGAGGCCGAAGGCGCGGACACCAAGGTGGTGCTGGGCTCCTCCATCATGGAAGGCTCCAAGGCCGGCGCCACCGCCGCCGCGGTATGGGCGGCCCACCGTCTGGTGCCGCTGAACATCGGCGGCTACGGCAAGGTGATCGGCCGCGGCATCGTCACCGCCGACTGGTTCGCCCAGCGTCTGGCCGCCGCCAAGCCGCTGACCGTCGGCCGCCGCCAGTTCGAAGTGCGTCCCATCATGCACCCGGACTTCCACATGGTGAACTTCACCTTCAAGGAAATCGGCAACGACAGCCTGGAAGACCACAACCGGCTGAACAAGAAGATGTACGAGATCTGCTCCTACGCTTCCGGCCGCACCTACACCAACGACTTCCTGACCTCCTCGACTTCGCTGTCGGTGGAAGAGTACGGCGACACCCCTTGGCACTACGTGGCCAGCCGCGGCTTCAGCCGCGCCGAATGGGACAAGGTGGAAAGCGTCTACATCCTGCGCGCCGCGGTGATGACCCACTTCCTGCGCAAGGCCGAGGACTTCGACGCCTACTGGGAACAGCTGCGCGAAGTCTTCGCCGCCAAGCTGGCCCAGATCGTGGACATGGAAGACAAGACCGGCGCCGACGCCCTGATCGCCGCCTGA